A single window of Acinetobacter wuhouensis DNA harbors:
- a CDS encoding AEC family transporter: MIFSVIFPVFFLLFLGFTSVKIALISKEQITALGAFVIKIALPALLLHALSSKDLHEIWYPSYFFTYIGITALLFGLSFFIGQKFFKNSFTHASVYSLGASMSNTGLLGAAILTLLMGNEAMVYISLIVIIESVFLVPLMLTLAEIGRQRQANLFSILKTTFITLFKNPLFLSVLIGMSCAIFKIQIPHLVDQVFAMIGQTASPLALFIIGGGMVGLSIQSFNLQTVYLVVSKNICMPILVYLGLTYLTDLEQKMIYAGTLIAALPMPSIFGIFGQVYGVNEKALTPLMVSTLLGFVVVSVLIGLWW, translated from the coding sequence ATGATTTTTTCGGTAATTTTTCCTGTATTTTTCTTATTATTTCTTGGTTTTACTTCTGTCAAAATTGCATTGATTAGCAAAGAGCAAATTACGGCTTTAGGTGCTTTTGTTATCAAAATTGCTTTGCCTGCTTTATTGCTTCACGCGCTTTCTTCTAAAGATTTGCATGAGATTTGGTATCCCTCGTATTTCTTTACTTATATTGGCATCACGGCTTTATTATTTGGTTTGTCATTTTTTATTGGTCAAAAATTCTTTAAAAACTCGTTTACCCATGCTTCGGTTTATTCGTTGGGTGCTTCGATGTCCAATACAGGACTTTTAGGTGCGGCGATTTTAACCCTGCTCATGGGCAATGAAGCCATGGTTTATATTTCTTTGATCGTGATTATTGAAAGTGTATTCCTTGTTCCATTGATGCTGACACTTGCAGAAATAGGGCGACAACGGCAAGCCAATTTATTCTCAATTTTAAAAACGACATTCATTACTTTATTTAAAAATCCGCTCTTTTTATCAGTTCTGATTGGAATGAGTTGTGCCATTTTTAAAATCCAAATTCCACATCTAGTCGATCAAGTGTTTGCAATGATTGGTCAAACCGCATCACCATTGGCTTTATTCATTATTGGTGGGGGAATGGTTGGGTTGAGTATCCAATCTTTTAATTTGCAAACAGTCTATCTTGTCGTCTCTAAAAATATTTGTATGCCAATTTTGGTGTATTTAGGGCTGACTTATTTAACGGATTTAGAACAAAAAATGATTTATGCAGGAACATTGATTGCTGCACTGCCAATGCCGTCAATCTTTGGCATATTTGGGCAGGTTTATGGGGTTAATGAGAAAGCATTAACACCGTTAATGGTGAGTACGCTTTTGGGATTTGTTGTGGTAAGTGTTCTGATTGGTCTTTGGTGGTAG
- a CDS encoding elongation factor P hydroxylase codes for MHQLQPQPEVTTSLQFNTHLASNSAQNTTQVQRFAWENLQTEVQQVDWLILHFNDWFSHLNVTLVRGEFEPEYFPATTESPARIQFAHGFFNSALHEISHWTIAGDKRRLLPDLGYWYAPDGRTAEQQALFEQVEIKPQAIEWLFSKAFGRKFRVSLDNLTGDGGDGSTFKDNVYLQLQKYLSGEAKLPRDAKHFIDCICAVTRGGKTLQSDEFQRDALD; via the coding sequence ATGCATCAGTTGCAGCCGCAACCTGAAGTCACCACTTCATTACAGTTCAACACACATTTAGCTTCAAATTCTGCTCAAAACACCACCCAAGTGCAACGCTTCGCTTGGGAAAATTTACAGACCGAAGTTCAACAGGTCGATTGGCTTATCTTACACTTTAATGATTGGTTTTCCCACTTAAATGTGACGCTTGTTCGTGGTGAGTTTGAACCAGAATATTTCCCAGCGACAACTGAGTCCCCTGCGCGCATCCAATTTGCTCATGGTTTTTTTAATAGTGCGTTACATGAAATCAGCCATTGGACCATTGCAGGAGATAAGCGTCGCCTACTACCAGATCTAGGTTATTGGTATGCGCCAGATGGTCGTACAGCGGAACAACAAGCTTTATTTGAACAAGTTGAAATTAAGCCTCAAGCGATTGAATGGTTATTTTCCAAAGCCTTTGGACGTAAATTTCGTGTATCACTGGATAATTTAACTGGTGACGGTGGTGATGGTTCAACATTCAAAGACAATGTTTATCTACAACTACAAAAGTATTTAAGTGGTGAGGCTAAACTTCCACGCGATGCAAAACATTTTATTGATTGTATTTGCGCAGTAACACGAGGTGGCAAAACATTACAAAGTGATGAATTTCAGCGTGATGCATTAGACTAA
- a CDS encoding tetratricopeptide repeat protein — protein MKKILLATLLSISCVSAFAAEAPQSNVDPAFAKAQELIQAKNYTAAFQELDRLGKAGNAQALYNLGYLTQTGQGTAKNDAKALKYYQDSSAKGYPVASYVLAQSYAVGQLGLPKDPKKMREFLEKSSNQGFDDATVELAVLLFSEGTPASDKLALQKLDPLLKKDFAPAIHAKALYDITEGAKKKNATLINQGLTAIQNLAKKGYIPALMAVGNMMVNGNIIDQNLPEAKKIFSELAKSNVPKAKESLEIVNKLIAEQGKKPVAKAPAKK, from the coding sequence ATGAAAAAAATTCTTTTAGCAACATTACTTAGCATTTCATGTGTTTCTGCGTTTGCAGCAGAAGCACCGCAATCAAATGTAGATCCTGCTTTTGCCAAAGCACAGGAATTGATCCAAGCGAAAAATTACACTGCTGCTTTTCAAGAGTTAGATCGCCTTGGCAAAGCGGGAAATGCTCAAGCCTTATATAACCTTGGTTATCTCACTCAAACTGGACAAGGCACAGCAAAAAATGATGCAAAAGCCCTCAAATATTATCAAGACTCATCAGCAAAAGGCTATCCAGTAGCGAGTTATGTACTCGCGCAAAGTTATGCTGTAGGTCAACTCGGTTTGCCCAAAGATCCTAAAAAAATGCGTGAATTCTTAGAAAAATCATCAAATCAAGGTTTCGATGATGCAACTGTAGAATTGGCGGTACTACTATTTTCAGAAGGTACACCAGCCTCAGACAAACTAGCTTTACAAAAGCTTGATCCACTATTGAAAAAAGACTTTGCTCCAGCCATTCATGCCAAAGCATTGTATGACATCACCGAAGGTGCAAAAAAGAAAAATGCAACGCTCATTAACCAAGGGCTTACTGCAATCCAAAATTTAGCGAAAAAAGGTTATATTCCTGCATTGATGGCTGTAGGTAATATGATGGTGAATGGCAATATCATTGATCAAAATCTACCTGAAGCGAAAAAAATCTTCTCAGAACTTGCAAAGAGTAATGTACCTAAGGCCAAAGAGTCTTTAGAAATCGTAAATAAGCTGATTGCTGAACAAGGGAAGAAACCAGTAGCGAAAGCACCTGCGAAAAAATAA
- a CDS encoding NADH:flavin oxidoreductase/NADH oxidase: MSENQPKKQSKLFEQIQFGSLSLCNKIIIAPMCQYSATDQGEVTYWHEQQWANYALSGAGLCIIEATAVQAEGRISYADVGLWNDQQRDQIKTLLNKVKTLSPMPFAVQLAHAGRKASTDKPWLGKGQISPNHEHGWQTVSASPVAFNTTDIAPHELSKTEINKIIQDFASAAVRAVDAGFSLIEIHAAHGYLLHQFMSPLSNQRTDEYGGCLENRIKLTLEVFKAIRDAVPQDYPVGVRISATDWMDHENGWNIESSIELSKALAQLDVAYIHVSSGGLHANQDIKIGANYQVPFAEQIKKQVNVPVIAVGLITEAEQAEQILQSGQADAIALARAILYDPRWAWHAAAKLGVQVAIAPQYLRCQPHGLRDLFKEF, encoded by the coding sequence ATGTCAGAAAATCAGCCTAAAAAACAGTCTAAGTTGTTTGAGCAAATCCAGTTCGGATCACTTTCTCTTTGCAATAAAATTATTATTGCACCGATGTGTCAATATTCTGCGACTGATCAAGGTGAAGTCACCTATTGGCATGAGCAACAATGGGCAAATTATGCTTTGTCTGGCGCAGGCTTATGTATTATTGAAGCCACTGCGGTGCAAGCGGAAGGGCGGATCAGTTATGCTGATGTGGGACTTTGGAATGATCAACAACGTGATCAAATCAAAACACTATTAAATAAAGTCAAAACACTTTCACCGATGCCTTTTGCGGTACAGCTTGCACATGCAGGGCGTAAAGCATCAACCGATAAACCTTGGTTGGGTAAAGGGCAAATTTCGCCTAATCATGAACATGGTTGGCAGACTGTTTCAGCAAGTCCTGTTGCTTTTAATACAACGGATATCGCACCGCATGAATTGTCAAAAACTGAAATAAATAAAATCATTCAAGATTTTGCATCCGCGGCAGTTCGCGCAGTAGACGCAGGATTTTCCTTAATAGAAATCCATGCGGCACATGGTTATTTATTGCATCAATTCATGTCACCATTGTCCAATCAGCGGACAGATGAATATGGAGGCTGTTTAGAAAATCGTATTAAATTAACGTTAGAAGTTTTTAAAGCCATACGAGATGCTGTGCCACAAGACTATCCAGTCGGTGTGCGTATTTCGGCAACAGATTGGATGGATCATGAAAATGGTTGGAATATTGAGTCGAGTATTGAACTTTCTAAAGCCTTAGCACAATTAGATGTTGCATATATTCACGTGTCTTCTGGTGGATTACATGCAAATCAAGACATCAAAATTGGGGCAAATTACCAAGTACCTTTTGCTGAACAAATTAAAAAGCAAGTGAATGTTCCAGTAATTGCTGTTGGGTTGATTACTGAAGCAGAACAAGCAGAACAGATTTTGCAAAGTGGGCAAGCAGATGCGATCGCACTGGCAAGAGCAATTTTATACGACCCGCGTTGGGCATGGCATGCGGCAGCAAAATTAGGTGTTCAAGTCGCCATTGCGCCACAATATTTACGCTGTCAGCCTCATGGATTAAGAGATTTATTTAAAGAATTTTAA
- a CDS encoding carbohydrate porin, with amino-acid sequence MKKIAHSLLAISICTMMSSVSFAEDAFDLNGSTMTGDWGGTRTELADKGVKFDGTIAMDSSYLADGGYDAHQSPTFATQFGLGTTLDMTKLAGWSGVTIRALVTARQGESTSLRGIQAPDAPQWANSQANWGRGNSGSRLSELYIDKKFDSGWDVRLGRMGLGTEFNTMACDFQGNAFCAAQMGKWQGKLWYNTPVSQWGGRVKYQFNPELFAQVGVFEYNPENALERQGWNLDTDHADGVNILSEVVWSPKQGLNNLPGSYRFGTLYNTADDAKNQYDIAHKAGTKGEDRSYGGWIAFEQQLTSTGEGKRGLHSFGNFTLHDRTTTAVNDSQQLGLKYYGLLEGRSNDILGLAVNRVHLNDRYVSYVNNNRLGTNSRQLNEDAEYNIELNYSYYPTKWFMLRPLIQYVVHPGATNQVDNAFVIGLGSKVIF; translated from the coding sequence ATGAAAAAAATTGCGCATTCATTATTGGCAATCTCGATTTGTACCATGATGTCTTCGGTTTCATTTGCAGAAGATGCTTTTGATTTAAATGGCTCAACCATGACCGGTGACTGGGGTGGTACGCGTACTGAACTGGCTGATAAAGGGGTCAAGTTCGATGGTACGATTGCAATGGATAGCTCGTATCTTGCCGATGGTGGTTATGATGCACACCAGTCGCCAACATTTGCGACGCAATTTGGCTTAGGCACAACCTTAGATATGACAAAGCTCGCAGGCTGGAGCGGTGTGACGATTCGTGCATTGGTGACTGCGCGTCAAGGTGAAAGTACGTCTTTACGCGGGATTCAAGCACCTGATGCTCCACAGTGGGCAAATTCTCAAGCCAACTGGGGGCGTGGTAACTCTGGTAGCCGTTTGAGTGAATTGTATATTGATAAAAAATTTGATTCGGGTTGGGATGTCCGTTTGGGGCGTATGGGCTTAGGGACCGAATTTAATACCATGGCATGTGATTTCCAAGGCAATGCTTTTTGTGCAGCGCAAATGGGGAAATGGCAAGGCAAGCTTTGGTATAACACACCAGTTTCACAATGGGGCGGTCGTGTGAAATATCAGTTCAATCCTGAATTATTTGCCCAAGTGGGGGTATTTGAATATAACCCTGAAAATGCTTTGGAGCGTCAAGGGTGGAATCTTGATACAGATCATGCCGATGGTGTGAATATTCTGTCAGAAGTTGTATGGTCGCCAAAACAAGGGTTGAATAATCTTCCTGGTAGTTATCGCTTTGGTACGCTTTACAACACAGCAGATGATGCGAAAAATCAGTACGATATTGCTCATAAAGCAGGAACAAAAGGCGAAGATCGTAGCTATGGTGGATGGATTGCATTTGAACAGCAATTGACTTCGACGGGTGAGGGTAAACGCGGTTTACATAGCTTTGGTAATTTTACGTTGCACGATCGCACCACAACAGCTGTCAATGACTCACAACAGTTAGGGCTAAAATATTATGGATTATTAGAAGGTCGTTCCAATGATATTTTAGGTTTAGCGGTCAATCGTGTGCATTTAAACGATCGTTATGTCAGTTATGTGAATAATAACCGCCTTGGCACAAATTCAAGACAGTTAAATGAAGATGCAGAGTATAATATTGAGCTGAACTACTCATATTACCCAACCAAATGGTTCATGCTTCGCCCTTTGATACAGTATGTGGTGCATCCAGGTGCGACGAATCAAGTAGACAATGCCTTTGTTATTGGTTTGGGGTCTAAAGTTATTTTCTAA
- a CDS encoding YceD family protein, whose amino-acid sequence MSANTFPAQIEPFKWAEQGFTWSGTLPLSRFVRISREAVGSIDDQLITIDCKLSMDAYHRIVWLDGHVETKAPMECQRCLDSVEIPLVSDFHLALIDDESLIERLDEDADFIVLGESEATTKGDYATNTPATVDLLALLEDELLLLMPLSPKHDVCEHKHQPAVQDIVEEKRDNPFEVLASLKGKLN is encoded by the coding sequence ATGTCAGCAAATACCTTTCCGGCACAGATTGAGCCGTTTAAATGGGCTGAACAAGGTTTTACATGGTCAGGTACACTGCCATTGTCTCGCTTTGTTCGTATTTCCCGTGAAGCTGTTGGATCAATTGATGATCAATTGATCACTATAGACTGTAAGCTATCAATGGATGCGTATCATCGTATCGTTTGGTTAGATGGTCATGTAGAGACAAAAGCACCTATGGAGTGTCAGCGTTGTCTGGATTCTGTAGAAATTCCTTTAGTTTCTGACTTCCATTTGGCTTTAATTGACGATGAGTCACTGATAGAGCGCTTGGATGAGGATGCTGATTTCATCGTACTAGGTGAAAGTGAAGCGACAACAAAGGGTGATTATGCAACTAATACCCCTGCAACTGTTGATTTACTTGCACTTTTAGAAGATGAATTATTATTGTTGATGCCTTTATCTCCCAAGCATGACGTTTGTGAGCATAAGCATCAACCAGCCGTTCAGGACATTGTCGAAGAAAAACGGGATAATCCGTTTGAAGTTTTGGCAAGTTTGAAGGGTAAACTTAACTAA
- a CDS encoding L-threonylcarbamoyladenylate synthase has product MLHLRVHPDNPQPRLISQAVERIRAGDVVVYPTDAAYAIGCQIGNKSAMERIAQIRDLGAKHQYAIICADLSDIATYAKVDNAMYRLLKANTPAVTTYILPATSEVPRRLMHPKKKTIGLRVPSNPVCQMLLKELGEPLLTSTLILPGQDAPMDDPYDIEQLLEKRIDVFIDSGLGTLTTTSIVDLSGANPEIIRRGVGDVSAFE; this is encoded by the coding sequence ATGTTGCATTTAAGAGTACATCCTGACAATCCTCAACCCCGTTTAATCAGCCAAGCGGTAGAAAGAATCCGCGCGGGTGATGTCGTGGTTTATCCAACTGATGCAGCTTATGCGATTGGCTGTCAGATTGGAAATAAAAGCGCGATGGAACGTATCGCACAAATCCGTGACCTCGGTGCAAAGCATCAATATGCGATTATTTGTGCAGATTTATCTGATATTGCCACGTATGCCAAAGTCGACAATGCTATGTATCGTCTACTGAAAGCCAATACACCTGCTGTCACGACTTATATCTTACCAGCGACCAGTGAAGTACCTCGTCGCTTAATGCATCCGAAGAAAAAAACCATTGGTTTACGTGTTCCTAGTAATCCAGTCTGTCAAATGTTGCTTAAAGAGTTAGGCGAACCGTTATTGACCAGTACCTTAATTCTTCCAGGGCAAGACGCACCAATGGATGACCCTTATGATATTGAACAACTTTTAGAAAAGCGTATTGATGTGTTCATTGATAGTGGTTTAGGTACGCTTACAACGACAAGTATTGTTGATTTATCGGGTGCTAATCCAGAAATTATTCGACGTGGTGTCGGTGATGTCAGCGCTTTTGAGTAA
- a CDS encoding TonB-dependent receptor, whose product MQSVKYLNFKTTLLCLTACIAQNLYAEEETQVSTQQLPTIKVEATRTDTTLIDTPASVFRVDAPINQNNIDVNLTEVVKGIPSLQINNRENYAQDLQISMRGFGARSTFGVRGIRLYVDGIPATMPDGQGQTSNIDLASLDHLEVLSGPFSSLYGNSSGGTILSTTQEGHGKDSITLSYAGGSDQKNHIGLVLQGGSKNQYEPTYVISSSYFDTDGYRDHSAAHKVLNNAKLTWNLDDGSKINWITNYVKIGAQDPGGLTRDQWKDDPKQVVSNVSLYNARKEIEQVQTGVTWDKPLDDHNDLYAMVYAGQRSVTQYQSIPKITQTKTTIPYQAGGVIDFDRNFYGADFRWTGKELLPHTTFSLGLAADGMTEDRTGYNNFSGDQLGVKGDLRRDEDNTLWNLDPYLQASWNILPSVSLDAGLRYSNVHFKSEDHYIQGANGDNSGKSDYDKLLPSAALSWKIIPELMAYASYAKGFETPTFTEMSYAPTGLSSANSFDLKPATSDTYEVGLKSSNPLGDFTLAVFDIQTKNDIVAAESIEGRATYRNADKTERKGAELTWNKKLWRDLTARASYSYLDAKFDADIPAIGTSVSAIPSGNYIPGIAKNQAFMSLAWQPEQGVYGGINARYSDKIYINDINSDSAPNYTVVGANIGYARVIQDWKFNTYARVDNLFDKNYVGSVIVNEGNGRYFEPAQGRNFSAGLSITKQF is encoded by the coding sequence ATGCAAAGTGTGAAATATTTAAATTTTAAAACAACACTACTTTGCTTAACGGCATGCATTGCACAAAATTTGTATGCTGAAGAGGAAACTCAGGTTTCCACTCAGCAATTACCCACCATAAAAGTCGAAGCAACACGAACAGATACCACGCTTATTGATACGCCTGCTTCTGTATTTCGTGTCGATGCTCCGATCAATCAGAATAATATTGATGTAAATTTGACAGAAGTTGTCAAAGGTATTCCAAGTTTACAAATTAATAATCGTGAAAATTACGCGCAAGATTTACAGATCTCTATGCGAGGTTTTGGCGCACGTTCAACTTTTGGCGTGCGTGGTATTCGTTTATATGTCGATGGTATCCCTGCGACCATGCCAGATGGTCAGGGTCAAACTTCCAACATTGACTTGGCGAGTCTTGATCACTTAGAGGTTTTATCTGGGCCATTTTCATCACTTTATGGAAACTCATCAGGTGGTACGATTTTAAGTACAACCCAAGAAGGACATGGAAAAGATTCAATCACTTTAAGTTATGCAGGCGGTAGCGATCAAAAAAATCACATTGGCTTAGTTTTACAAGGTGGTTCAAAAAATCAATATGAACCTACGTATGTCATTAGTTCATCCTATTTTGATACAGATGGTTATCGTGACCATAGTGCAGCACATAAAGTTTTGAATAATGCCAAACTCACTTGGAATTTGGATGATGGGTCTAAAATCAATTGGATTACAAATTACGTTAAAATTGGAGCGCAAGATCCAGGTGGTTTAACACGTGATCAATGGAAAGATGATCCTAAACAAGTTGTGAGTAATGTCTCGCTTTACAATGCACGTAAAGAAATTGAACAAGTGCAAACAGGTGTAACTTGGGATAAACCTTTGGATGATCATAATGATCTTTATGCAATGGTCTATGCTGGTCAACGTTCAGTGACACAATATCAATCGATTCCTAAAATAACTCAAACCAAAACGACAATACCGTATCAAGCAGGTGGTGTCATTGATTTTGATCGTAATTTCTATGGAGCAGATTTTCGTTGGACTGGAAAAGAATTATTACCACATACAACTTTTAGTTTAGGTTTAGCTGCCGATGGAATGACAGAAGATCGAACAGGTTATAATAATTTTTCAGGAGATCAACTAGGTGTAAAAGGTGATTTACGCCGTGATGAAGATAATACGCTTTGGAACTTAGATCCTTATTTACAGGCTTCATGGAATATTCTGCCATCTGTGAGTTTAGATGCAGGTCTGCGTTATAGTAATGTGCATTTTAAATCTGAAGACCACTACATCCAAGGTGCTAATGGAGATAATAGTGGTAAATCTGATTACGATAAATTGCTTCCTTCAGCTGCTTTGAGTTGGAAAATTATTCCAGAACTCATGGCTTATGCAAGTTATGCTAAAGGCTTTGAAACACCTACATTTACAGAAATGTCATATGCACCAACGGGGTTGAGTAGTGCAAATTCATTTGATTTAAAACCTGCAACAAGTGATACCTACGAAGTGGGATTAAAGTCTTCAAATCCTTTAGGTGATTTCACTTTGGCTGTATTTGATATACAAACGAAAAACGATATTGTTGCAGCAGAAAGTATTGAAGGGCGTGCAACATATCGAAATGCAGACAAGACGGAAAGAAAAGGCGCTGAATTAACATGGAATAAAAAGCTTTGGCGTGATCTGACTGCTCGAGCAAGCTATAGCTATCTTGATGCTAAATTTGACGCTGATATCCCTGCGATTGGTACTAGTGTAAGTGCAATTCCATCAGGAAATTATATTCCTGGTATTGCAAAAAATCAGGCATTTATGAGTTTAGCTTGGCAGCCTGAACAAGGTGTATATGGTGGAATCAATGCACGCTATTCTGACAAAATTTATATAAACGATATCAATTCAGATTCTGCGCCAAACTATACTGTGGTTGGTGCTAATATCGGATATGCAAGGGTTATACAGGATTGGAAGTTTAATACTTATGCTCGTGTAGATAACTTGTTTGACAAAAATTATGTTGGTTCGGTTATCGTAAATGAAGGTAATGGACGATATTTCGAACCTGCCCAAGGTCGTAATTTTAGTGCTGGTCTAAGTATAACTAAACAGTTCTAA
- a CDS encoding DsbC family protein: MKQWLSLLTISIFSIASAHADISTLKQNLKTQYPEIEAKSVNTTPIKDIYEVYMGGRIVYTNQDAKYFFVGNLIDLKAQKNLTEERQSALTAIDVKSLPLNQAIKHVKGKGERVIYLFSDPDCPYCQHLEKDLKNIDNLTIYLFLYPIKSLHPNAEKIAQQIWCSKDQYQAWQDYLIDKKQPSVVKVCNTPIEKNIALAKKLEIDGTPTFFLKDGSRISGVRDAEEIESLLKSIK; the protein is encoded by the coding sequence ATGAAACAATGGCTCTCCCTCCTCACAATCAGTATATTTTCTATAGCATCTGCCCATGCTGATATTTCAACACTCAAACAAAATCTAAAGACACAATATCCTGAAATAGAAGCTAAATCGGTAAATACAACGCCTATCAAAGATATTTATGAAGTCTATATGGGTGGACGTATTGTCTATACCAATCAAGATGCTAAATATTTCTTTGTTGGGAATTTGATTGATCTCAAAGCACAAAAGAACCTGACAGAAGAACGTCAAAGTGCTTTAACTGCGATTGATGTAAAATCCTTACCACTCAATCAAGCAATTAAGCATGTCAAAGGCAAAGGTGAACGTGTCATTTACTTATTCAGCGATCCTGATTGTCCTTACTGTCAACATCTTGAAAAAGACTTGAAAAATATAGATAACCTGACGATCTATTTATTCTTATACCCAATTAAATCATTACATCCAAATGCCGAAAAAATCGCTCAACAAATTTGGTGTTCTAAAGACCAATATCAAGCATGGCAAGACTATTTAATTGATAAAAAACAGCCATCTGTGGTAAAAGTATGTAATACGCCAATCGAGAAAAATATTGCGCTCGCCAAAAAATTAGAGATAGATGGTACGCCAACCTTTTTCTTAAAAGATGGTTCACGTATCTCTGGTGTCCGAGATGCTGAAGAAATTGAATCACTTTTAAAATCAATAAAATAA
- the mutM gene encoding bifunctional DNA-formamidopyrimidine glycosylase/DNA-(apurinic or apyrimidinic site) lyase, producing MPELPEVETTKTSLLPLLDQKVMQVQVRESRLRWPIPEDIQQLQGQKLTSLSRRSKYILAEFERHTMLWHLGMSGSFRICNPEDELRKHDHLIIQFEDCELRYHDPRRFGCIIWLNQESRTKLIDTLGPEPLSDAFNAEYLASKFKNKNVGAKVAIMDNHIVVGVGNIYATESLFNLGIHPAQPASSLSVDQIKKLVIEVKRILKQAIDLGGSTLRDYSNAMGENGYFQQTLLAYGRAGEMCVNCETTLENLKLGQRASVFCPQCQPLKKVKMIAKKVSKGNKA from the coding sequence ATGCCTGAATTACCAGAAGTTGAAACCACCAAAACCAGCTTACTGCCCCTACTTGATCAAAAAGTGATGCAGGTACAAGTTCGCGAATCTCGTTTACGTTGGCCAATTCCTGAAGATATTCAGCAACTTCAAGGGCAAAAATTAACCAGCCTGAGCCGTCGTTCAAAATACATCTTGGCAGAGTTTGAACGTCACACCATGCTATGGCATCTAGGTATGTCTGGTAGCTTTAGAATCTGTAATCCAGAGGATGAACTGAGAAAGCATGATCATTTGATCATTCAATTTGAAGACTGTGAGCTACGCTATCACGATCCTCGTCGTTTTGGTTGCATCATTTGGCTGAATCAAGAAAGCCGAACCAAACTGATTGATACACTTGGTCCTGAACCACTAAGTGATGCTTTTAATGCTGAATATCTTGCTTCAAAGTTTAAAAATAAAAATGTCGGTGCAAAAGTTGCGATTATGGACAACCATATCGTCGTGGGAGTCGGCAATATTTATGCCACTGAAAGCTTGTTTAACCTCGGTATTCATCCTGCTCAACCTGCTTCTAGTCTAAGTGTCGATCAGATTAAAAAACTCGTCATCGAAGTAAAACGCATTTTAAAACAAGCGATTGATTTGGGCGGTTCAACGTTAAGAGACTACAGCAATGCTATGGGGGAAAATGGTTATTTCCAACAAACTCTTTTGGCTTATGGTCGTGCAGGTGAAATGTGCGTGAATTGCGAAACCACCTTGGAAAACTTAAAGCTTGGTCAAAGAGCCAGTGTTTTTTGTCCACAATGTCAGCCACTCAAAAAAGTTAAAATGATCGCAAAGAAAGTATCTAAAGGAAATAAAGCATGA
- the rpmF gene encoding 50S ribosomal protein L32: MAVQQNRKSRSRRDMRRSHDALTENALTVDQTTGETHRRHHVTKDGFYRGRQLFAKAADAE, translated from the coding sequence ATGGCCGTTCAGCAAAACCGTAAAAGTCGCTCTCGCCGTGACATGCGCCGTTCACATGACGCTTTAACCGAGAATGCATTAACTGTAGACCAAACTACGGGTGAAACTCACCGTCGTCACCACGTGACTAAAGATGGTTTCTACCGTGGTCGTCAATTATTCGCTAAAGCAGCTGATGCTGAATAA